In Drosophila subpulchrella strain 33 F10 #4 breed RU33 chromosome 3R, RU_Dsub_v1.1 Primary Assembly, whole genome shotgun sequence, the following are encoded in one genomic region:
- the LOC119551992 gene encoding uncharacterized protein LOC119551992 codes for MRLFAVIFWLGWAFGQASAKTSGSESPRLLASLQAAPAPAPAQSVIYKIPAQHYYPPPPPPPQPQHCSCPPGPPGPPGPPGLPGVPGEPGPKGHSGSKGERGEKGDRGHYGLPGAPGLPGPIGPPGLPGPPGHKSKNDHHDHDHDHDHGHHHHHHHSQPPPPLPPSRPPPPPPILPPPIIVPIPIPAPQEGGYDHHHKGSKGPPGPPGPPGMGSPGLPGPPGNTYPQPPPPPPPPPPPPSQPAYPPFPYPYPPPGPYPGPGSWIPVPVPVAWPSKGLKGDKGHKGGNKGDKGGHHHHYYPPGHNKGGQYPYPPYSGGHGGHHQPAPYPPPYPPPYPPPYPPHYPHDGGDNGHHNHHPSHNNGGGNGGHYHHHPSNNQGGVKEEVMVGTTNTIRPTIKEEVMVGTTNTIRPTIKEEAITGTTNIILPTIMEEETMGTANIIRPTIKEEVMVGTTNTIRPTIKEEAITGTTNTILPTIMEEETMGTANIILPTIKEEETTGTANIIRPTIMEEETTGTANIIRPTIMEEETMGITNIILPTIMEEETMGITNIILPTIKEKETTGTANIIRPTIMEEETMGTANIIHPTIMEKETTGTANIILPIIMEEETMGITNIILPTIMEKETMGTANIIRPTIMVEETTGTANIIHPTIMEKETMGTANIIHPTIMEEEETTGTTNIIKLMQMVDTKKPSEPEGSGEQVPRDDLELLDEDVEIVENIVDDNDFMEGEEEQPYEENDTETEPEDAGYLDNTVENETSPDSVEEPIEENTTMGAENYFEPGEEEELIEEEPITEDQMDMVMDNQSFEGYTIEERNNKRPIILAVGTPRNPFHIYAYEQYN; via the exons ATGAGACTGTTCGCAGTGATTTTCTGGCTAG GCTGGGCTTTTGGCCAAGCCAGTGCCAAGACCTCGGGTTCGGAGTCCCCCAGACTGCTAGCCTCTCTCCAAGCAGCTCCAGCACCGGCGCCAGCACAAAGTGTGATCTACAAAATACCAGCGCAACACTACTACccaccacctccacctcctccGCAGCCTCAGCACTGCAGCTGTCCACCGGGACCACCTGGCCCGCCGGGCCCACCAGGATTGCCTGGAGTACCTGGTGAACCGGGTCCCAAGGGACACAGTGGGTCGAAGGGCGAACGAGGGGAGAAGGGAGACCGCGGACATTATGGATTACCGGGCGCACCAGGACTTCCGGGACCCATTGGACCACCTGGTCTGCCCGGCCCACCCGGTCACAAATCGAAAAATGATCACCATGACCACGACCATGACCACGACCACggtcaccaccaccaccatcaccATTCCcagccaccaccaccactacCACCATCtcgaccaccaccaccaccaccaatcCTGCCGCCTCCAATTATAGTTCCCATTCCGATACCAGCCCCGCAGGAAGGCGGCTATGATCATCACCACAAGGGATCCAAGGGACCACCCGGACCTCCAGGCCCACCGG GAATGGGATCACCTGGTCTTCCAGGGCCACCTGGCAATACGTATCCACAGccacctccacctcctccGCCTCCGCCTCCACCACCGTCTCAGCCAGCGTATCCACCCTTCCCGTATCCTTACCCCCCACCCGGACCCTATCCCGGTCCAGGTTCTTGGATTCCCGTGCCAGTTCCAGTGGCATGGCCATCGAAAGGACTCAAGGGCGACAAGGGTCACAAAGGAGGCAACAAGGGAGACAAGGGCGGACACCACCATCACTACTATCCACCAGGACACAACAAGGGCGGTCAATATCCGTATCCTCCCTACAGCGGTGGACATGGTGGCCACCATCAACCAGCTCCTTATCCGCCACCTTACCCGCCGCCTTACCCTCCTCCTTACCCACCGCACTATCCACACGACGGTGGTGACAACGGGCATCATAACCATCATCCGTCCCACAACAATGGAGGAGGCAATGGTGGGCACTACCATCACCATCCGTCCAACAATCAAGGAGGAG TCAAGGAGGAGGTAATGGTGGGCACAACCAACACCATCCGTCCCACAATCAAGGAGGAGGTAATGGTGGGCACAACCAATACCATCCGTCCCACAATCAAGGAGGAGGCAATAACGGGAACAACCAACATCATCCTTCCCACAATAATGGAGGAGGAAACGATGGGCACAGCCAACATCATCCGTCCCACAATCAAGGAGGAGGTAATGGTGGGCACAACCAACACCATCCGTCCCACAATCAAGGAGGAGGCAATAACGGGAACAACCAACACCATCCTTCCCACAATAATGGAGGAGGAAACGATGGGCACAGCCAATATCATCCTTCCCACAATCAAGGAGGAGGAAACGACGGGCACAGCCAACATCATccgtcccacaataatggagGAGGAAACGACGGGCACAGCCAACATCATCCGTCCCACAATCATGGAGGAGGAAACGATGGGCATAACCAACATCATCCTTCCAACAATCATGGAGGAGGAAACGATGGGCATAACCAACATCATCCTTCCCACAATCAAGGAGAAGGAAACGACGGGCACAGCCAACATCATTCGTCCCACAATCATGGAGGAGGAAACAATGGGCACAGCCAACATCATCCATCCCACAATCATGGAGAAGGAAACGACGGGCACAGCCAACATCATCCTTCCCATAATCATGGAGGAGGAAACGATGGGCATAACCAACATCATCCTTCCCACAATCATGGAGAAGGAAACGATGGGCACAGCCAACATCATCCGTCCCACAATCATGGTGGAGGAAACGACGGGCACAGCCAACATCATCCATCCCACAATCATGGAGAAGGAAACGATGGGCACAGCCAACATCATCCATCCCACAATaatggaggaggaggagacgACGGGCACAACCAACATCATCAAACTAATGCAAATGGTGGACACAAAG AAACCCTCTGAGCCAGAAGGCAGTGGCGAGCAAGTTCCCCGGGATGATCTGGAACTGCTGGATGAAGATGTGGAGATCGTTGAGAACATAGTCGATGACAATGACTTTATGGAGGGCGAGGAAGAACAGCCTTATGAGGAAAATGATACCGAAACGGAACCCGAGGATGCAGGCTATTTAGATAACACAGTGGAGAATGAAACATCTCCTGATTCAGTTGAAGAACCAATTGAGGAAAATACAACTATGGGTGCAGAAAACTATTTCGAGCCAGGTGAAGAGGAAGAATTGATAGAGGAAGAACCTATAACGGAGGATCAGATGGACATGGTGATGGATAACCAGTCCTTTGAGGGATACACGATCGAAGAGCGAAACAACAAAAGGCCAATTATCCTGGCCGTTGGAACTCCTAGAAATCCATTTCACATTTATGCCTATGAACAGTATAATTAA
- the LOC119553556 gene encoding peroxidase — protein MFRAQDLLLLALLGFVPSALGLKVSSGYHIVHNPQPSFQHNYHGFSYLQGSAPYVIGNSLPTSPAALNPFSSPASAPVSAYGYSFPTAGQVACAAPPAICEKTAYRTLDGSCNHLERPGLGVANSRYGRLVTPKYADGISAPTRSVTGDELPSARLVSLVAFGEQDVPDPEFTLHNMQWGQIMTHDMSMQAGGTQSKKHPTRCCTDDGRLIGLDTAHKTCFAIIVPPHDPAYSQVGTECLNFVRTLTDRDSNCQYRGGPAEQITVVTSYLDLSLVYGNSIQQNSDIREFQGGRMIVEERNGAKWLPLSRNVTGDCDAVDASEVCYRSGDVRVNQNPGLAILQTILLREHNRIADGLSALNPHYDDRTLFQEARKINIAQYQQISYYEWLPIFLGGENMLKNRLIYKAPSGNYINDFDHNIDPSVLNEHATAAFRYFHSQIEGRLDLLSELRQVLGSLTLSDWFNRPGIIEVGDNFDSLTRGHATQPEELTDINFDRQIKHFLFRRNMPFGSDLRSLDIQRNRDHGLASYNDMREFCGLKRAHSWEEFGDLISPQILENLKSLYVSHEDVDLTVGASLEAHVAGALAGPTFLCILTEQFYRTRVGDRFFFENGDKLTGFTPEQLEELRKASMARLLCDNGNHISSMQPEAFRTVSHSNPIMPCSNIPVVDLTKWIDQKPYAAADPSHYGKK, from the exons ATGTTTAGGGCACAAGATCTTTTGCTCTTGGCCCTTTTGGGATTCGTCCCAAGTGCACTTGGGCTAAAAGTTTCCTCTGGCTATCATATAGTCCACAATCCTCAACCATCTTTTCAACACAACTATCATGGATTTAGTTACCTTCAAGGCTCAGCTCCATATGTGATTGG gAATAGCCTGCCCACTTCTCCGGCTGCCCTGAATCCATTTTCATCGCCGGCAAGTGCTCCGGTATCAGCTTATGGCTACAGTTTTCCCACTGCCGGTCAGGTGGCATGTGCTGCTCCTCCGGCAATTTGCGAGAAGACTGCTTACCGCACTTTGGACGGTTCCTGCAATCACTTGGAACGTCCTGGCTTGGGAGTGGCCAACTCCAG GTATGGTCGTCTGGTGACACCCAAATACGCCGATGGTATATCGGCACCCACTAGGTCGGTGACAGGAGACGAACTGCCCAGTGCTCGCCTGGTTTCCTTGGTGGCTTTTGGAGAACAGGATGTGCCCGATCCAGAGTTTACGCTGCATAACATGCAGTGGGGTCAGATCATGACCCACGATATGAGCATGCAGGCAGGAGGAACTCAGTCGA AGAAGCATCCCACTCGTTGCTGCACCGACGATGGACGTCTGATTGGCCTGGACACCGCCCACAAGACCTGTTTCGCCATCATTGTGCCTCCCCACGATCCGGCCTACTCCCAGGTGGGCACCGAGTGCCTCAATTTTGTGCGCACCCTAACGGATCGGGACTCGAATTGCCAGTACCGCGGCGGTCCGGCGGAGCAGATAACAGTGGTTACCTCGTACCTGGATCTCTCACTGGTCTACGGCAATTCCATTCAGCAAAACAGCGATATTCGTGAGTTCCAAGGCGGTCGGATGATCGTGGAGGAGCGCAACGGGGCCAAGTGGCTGCCACTTTCCCGGAATGTCACCGGCGATTGTGATGCCGTGGATGCCAGCGAAGTGTGCTACCGATCCGGAGATGTGAGGGTCAACCAGAATCCGGGACTGGCCATTCTGCAGACGATCCTGCTGCGGGAGCACAACCGCATTGCAGATGGTTTGTCGGCCCTGAATCCGCACTATGACGATCGCACGCTGTTCCAGGAGGCTCGCAAGATCAATATTGCCCAGTATCAGCAGATCAGCTACTACGAATGGCTTCCCATCTTCCTGGGCGGCGAGAACATGCTTAAGAACCGACTTATCTACAAGGCTCCGTCTGGCAACTATATCAACGACTTCGATCATAACATCGATCCATCGGTGCTGAATGAACATGCCACGGCCGCTTTCAGATACTTCCACTCGCAGATTGAAGGTCGTTTGGA CCTTCTGTCCGAGCTGCGACAAGTTTTGGGATCCCTGACCCTCAGCGACTGGTTCAACCGCCCCGGCATTATCGAGGTGGGAGACAACTTTGACTCGCTGACCAGAGGACATGCCACACAGCCCGAGGAACTGACGGATATCAACTTTGACAGACAG ATTAAGCACTTCCTGTTCAGAAGAAACATGCCTTTCGGTTCGGATCTGCGATCCCTGGACATTCAGCGCAATCGCGATCATGGTTTGGCCTCCTACAATGATATGAGGGAGTTCTGCGGACTGAAACGTGCCCACTCGTGGGAGGAATTCGGTGACCTGATCAGTCCCCAGATTCTGGAAAATCTAAAGTCCCTATACGTGAGTCACGAAGACGTGGATTTGACTGTGGGAGCCTCGTTGGAGGCCCATGTGGCCGGCGCTTTGGCTGGACCCACCTTCCTCTGCATCCTCACCGAACAGTTCTACAGAACGCGAGTGGGCGATCGGTTCTTCTTCGAAAACGGAGACAAGCTCACTGGATTCACTCCTG AACAACTTGAAGAGCTGCGTAAGGCAAGTATGGCCCGTTTGCTATGTGACAATGGCAACCACATTTCATCTATGCAGCCTGAGGCTTTCAGAACTGTTTCCCATTC GAATCCCATCATGCCGTGCTCGAATATTCCAGTAGTCGACCTCACCAAGTGGATTGATCAAAAGCCATATGCCGCGGCAGATCCGTCTCATTACGGAAAGAAGTGA
- the LOC119550558 gene encoding uncharacterized protein LOC119550558, with translation MQSSTFLMTLLVVAMLMLFSAPATEATFLIIACLLRSPLCPFITTTTAT, from the coding sequence ATGCAGTCCTCCACTTTCCTGATGACCCTCTTGGTGGTTGCCATGCTCATGTTGTTCAGCGCCCCGGCAACTGAAGCTACTTTCCTCATCATCGCCTGTTTGCTGCGGTCTCCACTTTGCCCATTCATCACCACGACCACGGCTACATGA
- the LOC119552041 gene encoding LOW QUALITY PROTEIN: cuticle collagen 3A3 (The sequence of the model RefSeq protein was modified relative to this genomic sequence to represent the inferred CDS: deleted 1 base in 1 codon), with protein MRLLTVLLLSAISTFCEGSWTLSSVQPVKTETRPKAKKPVYDLYYYSPETLGSSFYYGSQTNCQCRPGPPGPPGPPGTPGLPGEQGPPGEKGDRGDRGESGERGRTGRPGYTGFPGPIGPPGSPGKSPSHRHKQGPTIIYLPAITDDKPPKKETTKGAMEIHHRNPITERLF; from the exons ATGAGGCTGCTGACGGTTCTGCTGTTATCAG CCATTTCAACTTTCTGCGAGGGATCGTGGACGTTGAGCTCAGTTCAGCCGGTTAAAACTGAGACCCGTCCAAAGGCGAAAAAGCCTGTTTATGACCTGTACTATTACAGTCCCGAAACGTTAGGCTCCTCCTTTTACTATGGATCTCAGACGAATTGTCAGTGCCGCCCAGGGCCTCCCGGCCCACCTGGTCCACCTGGAACTCCTGGCTTGCCAGGTGAGCAAGGACCGCCCGGTGAAAAAGGCGACCGTGGGGATCGTGGAGAAAGTGGAGAGCGAGGAAGAACGGGCAGACCGGGCTATACTGGATTTCCGGGACCCATTGGACCACCAGGTTCCCCAGGAAAGTCTCCATCACATCGGCATAAGCAAGGTCCGACAATCATTTATTTACCAGCAATTACAGACGACAAGCCACCTAAAAAAGAAACCACAAAGGGA GCAATGGAAATACACCATCGAAACCCGATAACAGAAAGattgttttaa